The Strigops habroptila isolate Jane chromosome 13, bStrHab1.2.pri, whole genome shotgun sequence genome contains a region encoding:
- the ACTR5 gene encoding actin-related protein 5, translating into MAAPSRVFAFRDVRWAPDPVLEPGPAVRTPQPVPLVIDNGSFQTRAGWACADPAVPAEPLLRFRSLAARNRGARGGAGAETQVGNDLGSPEPLRWLLRSPFDRNVPVQLELQELLLDHVFQRLGVSSQGCVDHPIVLTEAVCNPLYSRQMISELLFECYQVPKVSYGIDSLYSFYHNRRQSWPCSGLVISSGYQCTHILPVLEGRLDAKNCKRINLGGCQAAVYLQRLLQLKYPGHFAAITLSRMEEILHEHSYVAEDYIEELQKWQSPEYYENNMHKMQLPFSNKLLGSTLTSEEKQERRQQQLRRLQELNARRREEKLQLDQERLDRLLYVQELLEDGQMDQFHKALVELNMDSAEELQSYINKLSLSVEQTKQKILQAEVNIEVDVVDSKPETPDLDPLGSEQSLEDVESINEFEPLFAEEQPEVEKPVAAVQPVFNLAEYHQLFLGTERIRAPEIVFQPSLIGEDQAGIAETMQYVLERYPKEQQAILVQNVFLTGGNTMYPGLKARVQKELLEMRPFQSSFQVYLASSPVLDAWYGARDWAVEYMTRDEGWITRKDYEEKGGEYLKEHCASNVYVPIRLPKQAPRTTEALAPSRVLTSSTGNPCEQA; encoded by the exons ATGGCGGCACCCTCGCGGGTTTTCGCCTTCCGCGACGTGCGCTGGGCCCCGGACCCGGTGCTGGAGCCGGGCCCGGCTGTGCGGACGCCACAGCCGGTGCCGCTGGTGATCGACAACGGCTCCTTCCAGACGCGGGCAGGCTGGGCCTGCGCCGACCCCGCCGTCCCCGCCGAGCCGCTGCTGCGGTTCCGCTCGCTGGCAGCGCGCAACCGCGgggcccgcggcggggccggcgccgAGACGCAGGTGGGCAACGACCTGGGGAGCCCCGAGCCCCTGCGCTGGCTGCTCCGCTCGCCCTTCGACCGCAACGTGCCCgtgcagctggagctgcaggagctgctcctcGACCACGTCTTCCAGCGCCTCGGCGTCAGCTCGCAG GGTTGTGTGGATCATCCAATCGTTCTGACAGAAGCAGTATGCAATCCTCTCTATTCAAGACAAATGATTTCAGAGCTCCTCTTCGAATGTTACCAAGTGCCAAAAGTGTCCTATGGCATAGATAGCTTGTACAGTTTTTACCACAACAGAAGGCAGAGCTGGCCCTGCAGTGGTTTGGTGATATCTTCAGGTTATCAGTGTACGCACATTTTGCCAGTCTTGGAAGGCAG aCTGGATGCTAAAAACTGCAAACGTATTAATCTTGGAGGGTGTCAAGCAGCTGTGTATCTCCAACGACTCCTTCAGCTGAAATACCCAGGGCATTTTGCTGCCATCACTCTCAGTCGCATGGAGGAAATACTGCACGAGCATAGCTATGTTGCAGAGGACTATATAGAAG AGCTACAGAAGTGGCAGTCCCCAGAGTACTATGAGAACAACATGCACAAGATGCAGCTGCCTTTCTCTAACAAACTGCTGGGGAGCACTCTGACATcggaggaaaagcaggagaggcGGCAGCAGCAATTACGTAGACTTCAAGAACTCAATGCACGTCGTCGAGAAGAGAAGCTACAACTTGACCAAGAGAGGCTGGACAGGTTACTCTATGTACAG GAACTTTTAGAAGATGGTCAAATGGATCAATTCCACAAAGCTTTGGTGGAGCTGAACATGGACTCTGCGGAAGAACTTCAGTCTTACATCAACAAATTGAGTCTGTCTGTTGAACAAACCAAGCAGAAAATCCTACAGGCAGAAGTCAATATTGAAGTAGATGTTGTGGACAGCAAGCCAGAG ACTCCCGATTTGGATCCATTAGGCAGTGAGCAGTCACTGGAGGATGTGGAAAGTATTAATGAGTTTGAACCTTTATTTGCTGAGGAACAGCCTGAAGTTGAGAAGCCTGTTGCTGCAGTGCAG CCCGTGTTTAACCTGGCAGAGTACCACCAGCTTTTCCTTGGCACTGAAAGAATCAGGGCTCCAGAGATTGTTTTCCAGCCTTCCCTGATAGGAGAAGACCAGGCTGGTATAGCAGAAACCATGCAGTATGTCCTTGAGAG GTATCCAAAGGAACAACAAGCTATTCTTGTCCAGAATGTTTTTCTCACTGGTGGAAATACAATGTACCCTGGACTGAAAGCCAGAGTCCAGAAGGAACTCCTTGAAATGAGACCATTCCAGTCATCTTTTCAG GTTTACCTTGCTTCCAGTCCTGTTTTAGATGCCTGGTATGGGGCTAGGGATTGGGCAGTGGAATATATGACCCGCGATGAAGGCTGGATAACCAGAAAAGACTATgaagaaaaagggggagaaTACCTCAAGGAACACTGTGCTTCAAATGTCTATGTGCCCATTCGCCTTCCAAAGCAGGCCCCACGGACAACAGAGGCATTAGCACCTAGCAGAGTGCTGACATCCAGCACAGGCAATCCCTGTGAGCAGGCCTAG